The following proteins come from a genomic window of Candidatus Thiodiazotropha sp. CDECU1:
- a CDS encoding cyclic nucleotide-binding domain-containing protein: MAVPDSKNDDVLLKNLVPLNTLSEEQLGHLLSQIAIEKAKKGDYLFREGDTDHQNVYLLSGTVALLSGQKEMDLISSGTPTARFALAHQLPRKHSAQARTNVSFVRVDSRLLSDMLARSHSASYEVKDIEQPSSDDWMTLLLQSPIFQQIPPANLQRVMMRMEEIKVKAGAEIITQGEEGDYFYLISKGECNVSRTPEAGHAPVELAILRAGKGFGEEALISNKPRGSSVTMTTDGVLVRLNKNDFIELVKQPLSRSIDFKEAAAMIEKGALWLDVRTPEEYEEGHLPGAINLPFFSLRFQASSLTLDRAYVVYGEEVGQSATAAYLLTERGAEVFVVESNWDQIAEIAGFNKQGDPAGSNNVIDFNRESDEAADATEGTGVPQSVVDRLQKELAEAHRQFEQELEQRHTEIKLLRQALAVAKNRMQTGEEGAKNAHALEQEVDSLRKALAMAESRLAEGEGLEAERQVLQERIDELEHALDTTRADLNGARKSHDQASHQSNLLREQLKQLQSSQEGNERQLNAEIEVLQSEISQLQQEAETFHAQSTHEHESVLKERDELQQHLQETETQRQQQADELKTITDERDQLAESLQQTQQNMTAEAAELGQRLESTQQELSQVQSELEQHRTEHQQQSDELQTITQERDRLAESLQQTHQNMTAESAELEQKLESTQYELSEARSALEQQQAEHQQQSDELQAIAEQRDQLNESLQQTQQDLTAEAAELEHKLESAQQELSKTQADLEQQQAQRKQQASEHEQRLESTRHELSQLQSELEHQQAEHQQVVSELQDQLQESNQRVEQSAQQAESQVSGLLQTQQELKQQLEAAESAQGTLQSEHDELQQRYGEEHAQVISLQQELQALDDRRTGLEKELEAVRQAGNDADAQYANAMESLRGDLEEARSALDQLRQEKHQNDELLTSREQDLEKSEARAKQLQDSLDEQAGSHAGEVSELEQKLEAFEQAHQQAEEREQQLQQELDALQLHEDEITSRSHEALLTLKDQLQQAEAEAKQQKEKRVEFEALLEQEHQTAQFLKKSLETAEQSVNQSSVELEEKKQLQQSLERQLTALQESLQGAEQAQSELQQQQDQQQLELQERIQVAEAQINEKTQQAEQLGQALEETKESLQSMDQAWSEMEAKQQQLAAEKSGLEQQLNEAQAEMQQSLQSMDQVCAEMETNQEQLTAEKSGLEQQLNEVQAELQQYREGTEATLAEEKQRVEKLQQELTAEQASAESVAASYAELDTEHKALLETKRSLEQQLLDLNSELEQQRQELLGLNERSELHEEQEKTLSQTVVQQEQDLETLQQQLQESQQALEQFQGEAREETESYRQREQELKQTIGQQQAEMDELHIALAASVEGAERMVDKREVKESRDALRKAEATIKTLKREVEGLREVQMEMESQLSDDVENEVHALRLELEAEKKKREKSEKMARQADVLRRERDVQETAIEMLGEDLEVLTKEKEGLTRQLTEMRNQYTDMVNENDHLHSEMSGMREQVSDSSLADDLLGQMEELRHKAERYERERDGAKAEASKMRREVSELRSVIETYVEQIQDVQSFGVDEQVNALRTELDMVRRQAAADLEHMRSELHAAKSRLGTSENRDVDEVAALQASRQEKVSLQQSINEKDHLLKMSQSQCRSLEDAIEDRDKEVDQLKRKLELLLRKAGGLELSSEQYDNSHLADDSIMRNESPRPSSTEKSSTGPDSKRTSLGRLFRRK, from the coding sequence ATGGCCGTGCCCGATAGTAAAAACGATGACGTCCTACTCAAGAATCTGGTGCCTCTGAACACGCTTTCAGAAGAGCAGCTCGGACATCTATTGAGCCAGATTGCGATTGAGAAGGCCAAAAAGGGTGATTACCTCTTTCGCGAAGGGGATACAGACCACCAGAATGTCTATCTGCTCTCCGGAACAGTGGCCCTGCTGTCCGGGCAGAAGGAGATGGACCTGATCAGCAGTGGAACGCCTACAGCGCGTTTCGCCCTGGCTCACCAGCTGCCAAGAAAGCACTCCGCACAGGCGAGAACCAACGTCAGTTTCGTCCGTGTCGACAGCCGTTTACTCAGCGATATGCTGGCACGAAGCCACAGTGCGAGCTATGAAGTGAAGGACATCGAGCAGCCGAGCAGCGACGATTGGATGACCCTGCTGCTGCAGTCACCCATATTTCAACAGATACCCCCGGCTAATCTGCAGCGTGTCATGATGCGGATGGAGGAGATCAAGGTCAAAGCAGGGGCTGAAATCATCACCCAGGGGGAAGAGGGAGACTACTTCTATCTCATCAGTAAGGGAGAATGTAACGTCTCGCGCACCCCTGAGGCCGGGCATGCCCCGGTAGAGCTGGCTATATTGCGTGCCGGCAAAGGATTTGGCGAGGAGGCCCTGATCTCCAACAAACCCCGTGGCAGCTCGGTCACCATGACGACAGATGGCGTACTGGTACGATTAAACAAGAATGATTTCATTGAGTTGGTCAAACAGCCCCTCTCCAGATCGATCGATTTCAAGGAGGCGGCCGCAATGATCGAAAAGGGGGCGCTTTGGCTGGATGTGCGTACCCCGGAGGAGTATGAGGAGGGGCATCTTCCCGGTGCGATCAACCTGCCATTTTTCTCCTTACGCTTTCAAGCCTCCAGCCTTACCCTCGATCGGGCCTATGTTGTGTATGGTGAGGAGGTCGGTCAATCCGCCACAGCCGCATATCTGTTGACCGAGCGCGGCGCAGAGGTCTTCGTTGTGGAAAGCAACTGGGATCAGATCGCTGAGATCGCGGGCTTCAATAAACAAGGGGATCCGGCAGGCAGCAACAATGTCATCGATTTCAACCGTGAATCGGATGAAGCCGCTGACGCCACCGAGGGAACCGGTGTCCCTCAATCGGTGGTAGATCGTCTGCAGAAGGAGTTGGCGGAAGCCCACCGTCAATTCGAACAGGAGTTGGAACAGCGGCATACCGAAATCAAACTCCTGCGCCAGGCCCTGGCGGTGGCCAAGAATCGTATGCAAACAGGCGAGGAGGGTGCAAAAAACGCGCATGCCCTGGAGCAGGAGGTCGACTCCTTGCGCAAGGCCCTCGCGATGGCGGAATCCAGGCTTGCGGAGGGGGAGGGTCTGGAGGCTGAAAGGCAGGTGCTGCAGGAAAGGATCGATGAGTTGGAACACGCACTTGATACGACCCGGGCCGATCTGAACGGGGCCAGGAAGAGTCATGATCAAGCATCCCACCAGAGCAATTTGTTGCGTGAACAACTCAAGCAGCTGCAATCCAGTCAAGAAGGAAACGAGAGACAACTCAACGCAGAGATTGAGGTATTACAGAGCGAGATTTCCCAACTCCAACAAGAGGCAGAAACCTTTCATGCTCAATCGACCCATGAGCATGAATCCGTCCTCAAGGAGCGGGATGAACTGCAACAGCATCTCCAGGAGACGGAGACTCAACGCCAACAGCAGGCAGACGAATTAAAGACGATTACGGATGAGCGTGATCAGTTGGCCGAATCGCTGCAGCAGACGCAGCAGAATATGACCGCCGAGGCGGCTGAGCTTGGACAGAGACTGGAGTCGACCCAGCAGGAGCTGTCTCAGGTCCAGTCTGAATTGGAGCAGCATCGAACCGAGCATCAGCAGCAGTCAGACGAGTTACAGACGATCACGCAAGAGCGCGATCGGTTGGCCGAATCGCTGCAACAGACTCACCAGAACATGACTGCAGAGTCAGCAGAGCTTGAGCAGAAACTGGAATCCACCCAGTACGAACTGTCTGAGGCCCGGTCGGCGCTGGAACAGCAACAAGCCGAACATCAGCAGCAGTCAGACGAGTTGCAGGCAATCGCGGAACAGCGTGATCAGTTGAATGAATCGCTGCAACAGACCCAGCAGGATTTGACTGCAGAGGCAGCCGAGCTTGAGCATAAGCTTGAGTCTGCCCAGCAGGAGCTGTCTAAGACCCAAGCGGATCTGGAACAGCAACAGGCGCAACGCAAGCAGCAGGCGTCTGAGCATGAACAGAGACTGGAGTCGACCCGGCATGAATTGTCTCAGCTTCAATCGGAGTTGGAGCATCAGCAGGCCGAACATCAGCAGGTCGTTTCCGAACTGCAGGATCAGCTGCAGGAATCCAACCAGCGAGTAGAGCAATCTGCACAACAGGCGGAAAGTCAAGTCAGCGGTCTGTTGCAGACTCAACAGGAGCTGAAACAGCAACTGGAAGCTGCCGAGTCGGCCCAGGGCACCCTTCAGAGCGAGCATGATGAACTGCAACAGCGCTATGGCGAGGAACATGCGCAGGTCATCTCCCTGCAGCAGGAACTGCAGGCGTTGGATGACCGCAGAACCGGTCTGGAGAAGGAACTCGAAGCGGTACGCCAGGCAGGCAACGATGCGGATGCCCAGTATGCCAACGCCATGGAGTCCCTGCGTGGTGATCTTGAAGAGGCCAGAAGCGCCTTGGATCAGCTCAGACAGGAGAAGCATCAGAATGACGAGCTGCTGACGAGTCGCGAGCAAGATCTTGAGAAGTCGGAAGCCAGGGCCAAGCAGCTGCAGGATTCCCTTGATGAACAGGCAGGGAGTCATGCGGGTGAGGTATCCGAGCTAGAGCAGAAACTGGAAGCATTCGAACAGGCACATCAGCAAGCCGAGGAGAGGGAACAGCAGTTGCAGCAGGAGTTGGATGCATTGCAGCTACATGAGGATGAGATCACATCCCGTTCCCATGAGGCACTGTTAACACTTAAAGATCAATTACAGCAGGCAGAGGCGGAAGCCAAGCAGCAAAAAGAAAAGCGGGTTGAGTTCGAGGCGCTGCTGGAGCAGGAGCATCAGACCGCTCAATTCCTCAAAAAATCTCTGGAGACCGCTGAACAGTCGGTGAATCAGAGCAGTGTCGAGTTGGAAGAAAAGAAACAGCTGCAACAATCCCTTGAGCGGCAACTGACCGCATTGCAAGAATCCCTGCAGGGTGCCGAGCAGGCGCAGAGCGAGTTGCAGCAACAGCAGGATCAACAGCAGCTTGAGTTGCAGGAGCGTATACAGGTCGCTGAAGCGCAGATCAATGAAAAGACTCAGCAGGCAGAGCAGTTGGGACAAGCACTGGAGGAGACCAAGGAATCCCTGCAGTCAATGGACCAGGCTTGGTCAGAGATGGAGGCCAAGCAACAACAACTGGCTGCAGAGAAGAGTGGATTGGAACAGCAGCTGAATGAGGCCCAGGCTGAGATGCAGCAATCCCTGCAGTCAATGGACCAGGTTTGCGCGGAGATGGAGACCAACCAAGAGCAATTGACTGCAGAGAAGAGTGGCTTGGAGCAGCAGCTCAATGAGGTTCAGGCTGAACTGCAGCAATACCGGGAAGGCACTGAAGCGACTTTGGCAGAGGAGAAACAAAGAGTTGAAAAACTGCAACAGGAGTTGACGGCTGAGCAGGCGTCAGCCGAGTCTGTTGCGGCATCCTATGCCGAGCTGGATACGGAACACAAGGCGTTGCTGGAGACAAAGAGATCCCTGGAACAACAGCTCCTCGATCTCAACAGTGAGCTGGAGCAACAGCGGCAAGAACTACTGGGATTGAATGAGCGTAGCGAGCTACATGAAGAGCAGGAGAAGACGCTCTCTCAAACTGTTGTACAACAAGAGCAGGATCTTGAGACGCTGCAGCAGCAGTTACAGGAGAGTCAGCAGGCACTGGAACAGTTCCAAGGAGAAGCCCGGGAAGAGACCGAGAGTTACCGGCAGCGCGAGCAGGAGTTGAAGCAGACCATCGGGCAGCAGCAGGCTGAAATGGATGAGTTGCATATCGCCCTGGCGGCTTCGGTCGAAGGGGCGGAGCGGATGGTCGACAAGCGCGAAGTGAAAGAGAGTAGAGACGCGCTGCGCAAGGCGGAAGCGACGATCAAGACGCTTAAACGCGAGGTGGAGGGCCTGCGTGAAGTCCAGATGGAGATGGAGAGCCAGCTTAGTGACGATGTGGAAAACGAAGTGCATGCACTCCGGTTGGAATTGGAAGCCGAGAAGAAGAAGCGTGAGAAATCGGAGAAAATGGCGCGCCAGGCGGATGTCTTGCGACGGGAGCGTGATGTTCAGGAGACGGCGATTGAGATGCTGGGAGAGGATCTCGAAGTTCTCACCAAGGAGAAGGAGGGCCTGACCCGGCAGCTTACGGAGATGCGTAATCAATATACAGATATGGTCAATGAGAATGACCATTTACACTCTGAAATGAGTGGCATGCGAGAGCAGGTATCCGATTCCAGTCTGGCGGATGATCTGCTGGGTCAGATGGAGGAGTTGCGTCACAAGGCCGAGAGGTATGAGCGGGAACGTGATGGCGCCAAGGCTGAAGCGAGCAAGATGCGCCGTGAAGTGAGCGAACTGCGTAGCGTTATCGAGACCTATGTGGAGCAGATCCAGGATGTACAGTCTTTCGGTGTAGACGAACAGGTGAATGCGCTACGCACAGAGCTGGATATGGTGCGTCGTCAGGCAGCAGCGGATCTGGAGCATATGCGTAGTGAATTACATGCTGCGAAGTCCCGTCTCGGTACATCAGAAAATCGCGATGTTGATGAAGTGGCGGCACTCCAGGCCAGCCGCCAGGAGAAGGTCTCACTACAACAGTCCATTAACGAGAAAGATCACCTGCTGAAGATGTCGCAAAGTCAGTGCCGCTCATTGGAAGATGCCATCGAGGACCGTGACAAAGAGGTGGATCAGTTAAAACGTAAGCTGGAACTGTTACTCAGAAAGGCCGGTGGTTTGGAGTTGTCTTCAGAGCAGTATGACAACAGCCATCTGGCAGATGATTCCATCATGCGCAACGAATCGCCCCGGCCGTCATCTACAGAAAAGAGCAGTACAGGTCCAGACTCGAAACGCACATCCCTGGGGCGTCTGTTTCGCAGGAAATAA